GAACATAATAATAACCGTGCATTTTGAGTTAACTCATTACCTAAACACCATGGGGCAATAATCTTTCCACTTGAAATCCCCTGACTGATGGGGCGGAGTTGTCTTTGACCCTTCCGTAGGGAACCTAGTCCAGAACTTCTCCTTAGGATCAAAATCACCGGGCTTAATCTCGCGTACAATCGAAGCATACTTCCCCACTGAATACCTACAAGTAGTCACCACCaatacaaaaaaatcaacaccCCTTAACCAATGAATCAACAAATCCCATTTGGTGATGAATTTACCTAATACCCAGTTGGAGATTGAGCATCAAATCGTAATTCTTGTGACCCTTGGATATCGTCTGCCCCGGTCTCTTCATCTCACCCCCATTAATAAGACAACAAGAACTCCTTCGAAACTGACTCGTACCATCAAAATCAAACATCTTATTATAGAACAAGGACGCAGCCTTCACATTATCCACTATCTCACAGGTAATGTCCCCCGCCTCTCCATCCGAATCCCAAATGCAAATCCTTGGACCCACCAACAAGCTCCCCTTTGACCCGCCATCCACCGAAGATCTCTTCTTCGTATTTCCCGTTAGGTTACTACTGTTTCCATTGAACACCCCTTGGCCTCTGGGGACTCCGTTATCCCAGTTCCCATGGTATTCATTCCCGTTGGCCCAAATGAGGATTCCCCTGCCGTGAATAATGCCGTTACGCCACTCCCCAACGTACTCGTTTCCGTTCCGCCAGACGTAACGGCCTCGGCCGTCCTGGGCGTTCCGTCGCCAGGAGCCGTCGTAGGAGTCGCCGTTGGCGTAGCGTTTCTTGCCTTGCCCGTGCTTGCGGTCGGACGACCAGGATCCGGAGTAGGTGTCGCCGTCGGGTCCGGTGAAGGTGCCGGACCCGTCCATCCGACCCGACTTGAAGTCCCCCTCGAAGGTGGCACCCGAGGGCCACGAAAACTTTCCCTTGCCGTGGGCTTTGCCTCGCTTCCAGTCCCCGACGTACATGCACCCGTCGGACCAGAGGTACTTGCCCGATCCGTTGGGCACGGTGCCCGAGAAGCTCCCGACGTACAGATCCCCGTTCGGCAGCAGCTTCTCtgcggtggtgatggtggtgggtgTGACTCTTTTGGTTAGGGCTTGGGATCTGCTGCGGCCGAGGATCAGCTTCTCtgcggtggtgatggtggtgggtgTGACTCTTTTGGTTAGGGCTTGGGATCTGCTGCGGCCGACGAGGAGGACAACTGTTTTGTTGCTGTCTGTTGTTATCCCTGTGTCTCTCTCTTCGGGTTTCTTTTTCTCCTCATCAAATAACATCACCGGctctagcatttttttttggaatactGTTTTCTGTATCTCCTAATTATATCGCCGGGAACGACCGGGTAACCCCTTTTTCCACcagcatttctctctctctctctctctgtatatgtatgtgtatttCTGTGTGTATGTCCGTCTAGCCTTGGTCTTTGTGTTGAGTTCTTGCGAGAGGGTAAAGGAATCCCAGAAGCGAGAAGAGGAGGGGAAGCGCAAGGAATagctatagagagagagagagagagtaaagtagagagagaaaattgaaaCAGTCAAGGGTaactgaaaattgaagaaagagagagagagagagcgtgagagaaagagaggggtgGGGAGCGGGGATAAAGCGgtgattgaagagagaaagtAATAGTACTGAGACCACGCATGTCCACCGCGCGTTGTGTGAGCTTAGAGTGACtccaaaaaatacagaaaaatacttaatataaatttaaaataattatttatgaggtttttgtaaaataattagctctaacaaatatgaaatatttaaatattcatcatcTTTATCTatgtcatgtaagaattcatcccgcttttttttcatacttatgaTTTTATccttttagtgtgtgaattaccttttttaccattttcactattatatacatatattatgttatattgttttcccaatttagtgagattggattgttttccaaattcaatgggatttgataaattttaatatgattgattactttttttctaTCATGGAACGTATTTGAGGAATCGATATTTTTAGGaatatttttaagaatataacatgataagtagACCAcatctttgcattttttcttcattctttgaGTAGGCCAacggaacatggctaaattaccataaaaaatatatataacatgACATCTTTaaaccgttacatggttaaattatcATGACATTATATGGTtaattacttatgattacatcctaaaattctcgacctatatagacaagaatttcgggatgtaaattacttatgatttcatcctaaaattcttggcctatatagacaaaaatttcgggatttaaattacttatgatttcatcctaaaattcttggcctatatagacaagaattttgggatgtaaattacttatgatttcattcTAAAATTCTCGACTTATATGGACAATAATTTCGGGATGTAAATTATTTATGATTTCATCCAAAAATTCTCGGCCTATATAGataagaattttgggatgtaaattacttatgatttcattcTAAAATTCTaagcctatatagacaagaattttgggatgtaaattacttatgactacatcctaaaatttttggcctatatagacaagaattttgggatgtaaaatacttatgattacatcctaaaattctcggcctatctagacaagaattttgagatgcaaattacttatgatttcatcctaaaattttTGACctataattaaccatgaaatagtttcatggtaaatggtccaaataattaaccatgaaatgatagAAACGTACagacatatttcatggtaaatgttacaaataatttaccatgaaattgaAAAGCTTGTATTacatatatggtttaaaatatataaatatatacaattaaCAATACTCAAAGGGCAATATTGGTATTAAAAGTATGAGAAGGATGAAATTATAAGTTACTAAAAAGGACAGGATGAATTCATAAGTGAAAAGGACAATAAGGATGAATTTTTAAGTCTTCCAACAAATATTGATaggtatatttttaaattttgtaagAGCGAAACTGTAACATATGCgttaaaactgattttttatagcattctataaataattattttatagCATTctataaataattattttaaaattcatgagtattttctatatttttgtgGAGTCCGAATTAGGCCCCACATGGCATGGGGTGGACATTTGTGGTGATTCCATGAGTGGTCCTAGCTAGGactgcaaacgagtcgagccgaatTTTACCGTGTTCaaacttgtttattaagtttttaacaaatccgagctcgagctcagtgaaaacttaacaaatcgagctcgagccgagcgggccttggcttgactcgagcttgttcacgagcctcaacggATATGcctaaatgtatatatatcttcacataggcctaatacaaccacaaatattttgattgtgaatgtatatatctttcatttttctatggAGCGGGGGTGTACTAGTGTCCGTGTGCTCTCGCCTCCATTGGTTGACTGGAAagtgaaaacagaaagaaaaaattatgaaataataataaaaatcctaaacttaagtgtatataccccggctcgcgagTTGACTCGAGCCAAGCTCATCCTaactcaagctcggctcgtttacgacACAAGCTGAAAAAATCGGTTTGAGCTCATTtgtttaacttccgagccgagcttgaacgaaccactaacgagccgagttACAAGCCGCTCTCGAGCGgcttggttcgtttgcagccctagtccTAGCATGGCTACCCCGCAACACATATATGACTATGAGATCCGTATCGGGTTTCACAAAACTGACCGGAGCAACTCATTTTGTTCAAGATATTTTTTGTTTaggattttttgaaaaatcagctcgatcaaatattgGTAAGGACatttagaatatatatatatatatatatatatatatatatatatatatatatatatatatcaaaatttgcttcaaaattcTAGCCTTAATTTTaggacaaaatattttgaacaaattgagTAGCTTTTATAGGACCGATATGTGTTCCAAAGGTCACATGTATGCGGAATATGTGAGTTGAGTTTtattcaccctccacttaagagggtgaatattaccctcatttttattggttaaaataatatagatcccaccacaaaatgatgtcatacTTACTAAAAAATGTACTGCATGgtaaacatgacatcactttgtggtggggtccatgccatttcaaccaataagagataggataatgttcacccttttTAAAAGAAGGTGAATAAAATTGCACTCAAAATATGTAATCTTCCGTATCTACTCATAgcaacttttgtttttgttttttttttttttttgtcgcgTTTTGTGCAAGGAGTCAATGGGCAGTGCCGGcattttgatatattttttttaccgaACAAGATCATTccatttttattaaaaaacaaaaaaattataattacaataaccaaaaaaaaaatacaacaaaacaaaacaatacaaAGATATCTAATGCCTTGGGAAGATTTTCTATGATCGTAAATATAACCAAACCAGCTATGATGCCTATATACGCTGCACTTTGTCCTAACTGTATTCTTGTTTCATCATTTTATGACGGAATCCCCCAACTGTGGTCCCTGGTCCAGCCGAGTCGTCCAAGGTTTGACGGTTCTTTTTCATTTCAGTTCAaagtgttctctctctctctctctctcaaccatgTTCTCtgtaatgctttgtttggaatttgTGTAAAATGAGGGAAGAGAATGAAAAATACTCCTTTTgtcctaatttatttgtttaattgtcaaaattcgtgtctttcaaaaatatacttatatcttacattttataatatttttttatgactttGAAGGTTTTGCATAATAAAACTAACTAAGATCTATCatacaagatccatattgcatattaaaatcattacgaattgaaaattataaaaaatccTTTGAGAGGTTAAatgctctcaaaaagtcaaaaaatgggACAAACAAACCAGGACGGAGagattaagaaggaaaatgggagaaaaggaaaatgcaagggacaaagaaaatttatcccgaaagtaccccgaatacagcaactagtggttgagattcactttaaTGTGTGTGACCCAattatcaaagtgaatctcaattACTAATTGTTTTTTTGGGATACTTTCtgagtaaattttctttgcatcTAGCATTTCTCGAGAGAAAATTTTAAGTACTATTCTTGAAACCCGgttattttgccattttttcctctctaaccaaacaaaagacaaaaaaaatgtatcttttcatttttcttcttttccacaagttccaaacatgGATTGAAAATAGAGAATCTTTCAAATTAGGGCATTAGAATTCAACAATATATCTCCTAACTTGacacattttcctttttttacaatggtcttgctattgtcaacTCTCTGGGCTGAagataaacacactagaagacaaagaaaatatatattccTGTGTACTTTATACACCCATTCACATACTTACTATTATCAATTCATTGGgctgatttcaaaattttccttccTACAAAATGTGTTTTTCACATTTGGCGTTTCTTTTGAAAACAAGTTTCTCCAAATGTCTTTGATTCTGCACTTGACATGTTGGTTGGGTCTTCTCTTCTTGAGGATCTTTAATTATAGTAGTTGATCCTTTATTATTCTTTTGGTAGGTAAGTTTTTTATAATGATATCCAAGGTTTGACGTTTCGCGTAATTAACGAATCCCCATGCGGAATTCTTTTCGTGGGTGATTGCAAAATTAGTGAAAATAGGCATTGAATTATGAGGAAATTTTCAatcgagaattttttttgttttggtaatcaGGAACAAACGCAGAATTTTTAAAGTCGTGGGTgaacaataaataaaaactagtCCGTGCATGACCAGGAgatattaattttattatttcaaaattgtaaaaaatgATACCAAAAACATTGTTGCATATATTTTCTAtcaacctattcaattattgaGATATCTTCATTTATATTTCATTGTGGCATATAATCTCGTGCATCCTTCTctagtataaaaacaaaataggAATACAAAAACATAAAGTATTgctaaaaatacaattatttcCCAAAAACTCTTGGTTGAACGGGTGTTGGATTGTTCAAAGAGATATCGAACATACAAACTTATATAAATTTATAGTGTTCAAGAGAAAAAAACTATTACAATTGAATTACAAATTGGAATAGTAGATAGGAAAGTTGTGCAAGCTCATCCGCCTCTTGATCCGAACTTGTTATATATGTAAGCCCGGAATATGTTTTTGggaaatgctaggtaca
The sequence above is drawn from the Rhododendron vialii isolate Sample 1 chromosome 6a, ASM3025357v1 genome and encodes:
- the LOC131329826 gene encoding phosphatidylinositol 4-phosphate 5-kinase 1-like isoform X1, whose protein sequence is MLEPVMLFDEEKKKPEERDTGITTDSNKTVVLLVGRSRSQALTKRVTPTTITTAEKLILGRSRSQALTKRVTPTTITTAEKLLPNGDLYVGSFSGTVPNGSGKYLWSDGCMYVGDWKRGKAHGKGKFSWPSGATFEGDFKSGRMDGSGTFTGPDGDTYSGSWSSDRKHGQGKKRYANGDSYDGSWRRNAQDGRGRYVWRNGNEYVGEWRNGIIHGRGILIWANGNEYHGNWDNGVPRGQGVFNGNSSNLTGNTKKRSSVDGGSKGSLLVGPRICIWDSDGEAGDITCEIVDNVKAASLFYNKMFDFDGTSQFRRSSCCLINGGEMKRPGQTISKGHKNYDLMLNLQLGIRYSVGKYASIVREIKPGDFDPKEKFWTRFPTEGSKTTPPHQSGDFKWKDYCPMVFRHLRELFQVDPADYMLAICGNAALRELSSPGKSGSFFYLTQDDRFMIKTVKKSEVKVLIKMLPSYHQHVCQYKNSLVTKFFGVHCVKPIGGLKTRFIVMGNLFCSDYRIHRRFDLKGSSHGRTTDKLKREIDETTTLKDLDLDFVFRLQTNWFQELIKQIDRDCQFLEGERIMDYSLLVGIHFREDNAGDKMGLSPFLLRTGKKGSFQNEKFMRGCRFLDAELQDIDRVLTGRKTLIRLGANMPARAERMVRKSDFDQYTAGGFTHSALSRGCETYEVVLYFGIIDILQDYDISKKLEHAYKSLQADPTSISAVDPKLYSKRFRDFIGRIFVEER
- the LOC131329826 gene encoding phosphatidylinositol 4-phosphate 5-kinase 1-like isoform X2 gives rise to the protein MLEPVMLFDEEKKKPEERDTGITTDSNKTVKLILGRSRSQALTKRVTPTTITTAEKLLPNGDLYVGSFSGTVPNGSGKYLWSDGCMYVGDWKRGKAHGKGKFSWPSGATFEGDFKSGRMDGSGTFTGPDGDTYSGSWSSDRKHGQGKKRYANGDSYDGSWRRNAQDGRGRYVWRNGNEYVGEWRNGIIHGRGILIWANGNEYHGNWDNGVPRGQGVFNGNSSNLTGNTKKRSSVDGGSKGSLLVGPRICIWDSDGEAGDITCEIVDNVKAASLFYNKMFDFDGTSQFRRSSCCLINGGEMKRPGQTISKGHKNYDLMLNLQLGIRYSVGKYASIVREIKPGDFDPKEKFWTRFPTEGSKTTPPHQSGDFKWKDYCPMVFRHLRELFQVDPADYMLAICGNAALRELSSPGKSGSFFYLTQDDRFMIKTVKKSEVKVLIKMLPSYHQHVCQYKNSLVTKFFGVHCVKPIGGLKTRFIVMGNLFCSDYRIHRRFDLKGSSHGRTTDKLKREIDETTTLKDLDLDFVFRLQTNWFQELIKQIDRDCQFLEGERIMDYSLLVGIHFREDNAGDKMGLSPFLLRTGKKGSFQNEKFMRGCRFLDAELQDIDRVLTGRKTLIRLGANMPARAERMVRKSDFDQYTAGGFTHSALSRGCETYEVVLYFGIIDILQDYDISKKLEHAYKSLQADPTSISAVDPKLYSKRFRDFIGRIFVEER